Proteins from a single region of bacterium:
- a CDS encoding type II toxin-antitoxin system HicB family antitoxin, whose product MTHTFHVVVERDLETKVLVASVVELPGCYTQAHDLTELESNIREAIALYLDSDEETDIDSEYVATLSVELTK is encoded by the coding sequence ATGACACACACATTTCATGTCGTGGTCGAACGCGACCTCGAAACGAAAGTGCTGGTTGCGTCGGTGGTGGAGCTGCCGGGATGCTATACCCAAGCCCACGACCTAACCGAGTTGGAAAGCAACATCCGGGAAGCGATTGCGCTTTACCTCGATTCCGATGAAGAAACAGATATCGACTCGGAGTATGTTGCAACGTTAAGTGTTGAACTAACAAAATGA
- a CDS encoding cobalamin B12-binding domain-containing protein, whose product MEHKIRILIAKPGLDGHDRGAKVMAAACRDAGMEVIYTGLRQTPEMVVEAALQEDVDIVALSILSGAHMTLFPAVLDLMKERGLDDVLLTGGGIIPKEDMATLEAKGVGKLFGPGTSTQESIEYMKSWVAKHRTAVV is encoded by the coding sequence ATGGAACATAAAATCCGCATTTTAATTGCGAAGCCCGGTCTCGATGGTCATGACCGTGGTGCAAAAGTTATGGCGGCGGCTTGCCGCGACGCCGGGATGGAAGTCATCTATACCGGGTTACGACAAACCCCGGAAATGGTCGTTGAAGCGGCATTACAGGAAGACGTCGATATCGTTGCGTTATCGATTCTATCCGGCGCCCACATGACGCTCTTCCCGGCAGTCCTCGATCTGATGAAAGAGCGCGGTCTCGACGATGTGCTCTTGACTGGCGGCGGGATCATCCCGAAAGAGGATATGGCGACACTGGAAGCGAAAGGGGTCGGAAAACTCTTCGGACCCGGTACGTCTACCCAAGAATCCATCGAATATATGAAGTCGTGGGTCGCTAAACACCGCACCGCTGTTGTATAA
- a CDS encoding YebC/PmpR family DNA-binding transcriptional regulator: protein MSGHSKWATIKRKKAAIDAERGKAFTRVIRELTISAREGGSNPDGNPRLRRAVEDAKAVNMPADNITRAIKKGAGELEGVHYEEIVYEAYAPGGTAVLIETLTDNRNRTISEIRHMISKRNGNLAEANSVGWMFERKGVITIDGEGIDEDKLMEVAIEAGAEDVVGEEGMFEVYTAPHDLEPVLSAIEKAGIKIESGEAQRVAKNKVKVEGSDARTLIGLLDALDEHDDVQKVWTNADIVEEDE from the coding sequence ATGTCTGGTCACTCGAAGTGGGCAACCATTAAACGAAAGAAGGCGGCAATTGACGCGGAACGCGGTAAAGCGTTCACCCGCGTCATCCGTGAACTAACAATATCCGCACGGGAAGGCGGCAGCAATCCCGATGGCAACCCCCGGCTACGCCGCGCCGTCGAAGATGCGAAAGCCGTCAATATGCCCGCCGATAATATCACCCGTGCCATCAAGAAAGGCGCTGGAGAACTCGAAGGGGTTCATTACGAAGAAATTGTATACGAAGCATACGCCCCCGGCGGTACCGCCGTCTTAATCGAAACCTTGACCGATAATCGCAACCGCACCATCAGCGAAATCCGCCACATGATCTCAAAGCGAAACGGCAACCTCGCCGAAGCGAATTCCGTCGGTTGGATGTTCGAGCGCAAAGGGGTCATCACCATTGACGGTGAAGGGATTGACGAAGACAAATTGATGGAAGTTGCCATCGAAGCTGGCGCGGAAGATGTCGTGGGCGAAGAAGGAATGTTTGAAGTCTATACCGCTCCGCACGATCTCGAACCAGTTCTATCCGCCATCGAAAAAGCCGGAATTAAAATCGAAAGCGGCGAAGCACAACGCGTTGCCAAAAATAAAGTGAAAGTGGAAGGCAGCGATGCCCGTACGCTGATTGGTTTACTCGACGCATTAGATGAGCATGACGACGTCCAAAAAGTATGGACGAATGCCGATATCGTCGAAGAAGACGAGTAG